A window from Alkalinema sp. FACHB-956 encodes these proteins:
- a CDS encoding rhomboid family intramembrane serine protease — protein MFPIGDENPTRRTAYVTYAIIAINVVVFLYELVLQNQAIVTSNGRLLGSALDYFLRDWAVVPLQLTASFIGEPIPHLQGVFSEPPEWITLITSQFLHGGFAHILGNMLFLWIFGNNIEDKLGHSKFLVFYLTCGILAGLTQWFFSSTSTIPSLGASGAIAGVLGAYILRFPTANVRTVIPIGIFPLIFNVPAFLYLGIWFIQQAIYGIGSLAQSNIGMQSGGIAYWAHAGGFVFGAILGPLLGLFQKDDDEPVY, from the coding sequence GTGTTTCCGATCGGTGATGAAAATCCAACCCGCAGAACAGCCTATGTGACCTACGCGATCATCGCGATTAACGTAGTGGTCTTTCTGTACGAATTAGTGCTCCAGAATCAAGCGATCGTGACCTCTAATGGCCGACTTCTGGGCAGTGCCCTCGATTATTTCCTACGGGATTGGGCCGTCGTTCCCCTGCAACTGACCGCCAGCTTCATCGGCGAACCCATCCCCCACCTCCAGGGTGTTTTCAGCGAACCTCCGGAATGGATCACGCTGATCACCTCTCAATTTTTGCATGGCGGCTTCGCGCACATCCTAGGGAACATGTTGTTTCTCTGGATTTTTGGCAATAACATCGAGGACAAATTAGGCCACAGCAAATTCTTGGTGTTTTACCTCACCTGCGGAATTCTAGCCGGATTAACCCAGTGGTTCTTCTCCTCCACCTCCACCATCCCCTCCCTCGGAGCCAGTGGCGCGATCGCCGGAGTCCTGGGTGCTTACATCCTCCGCTTCCCCACCGCCAACGTCCGCACCGTCATCCCGATCGGGATTTTCCCCCTAATTTTCAACGTCCCCGCCTTTCTCTATCTGGGTATCTGGTTCATCCAGCAGGCCATCTACGGCATTGGCAGCCTCGCTCAGTCGAATATCGGGATGCAGAGCGGCGGGATTGCCTACTGGGCCCACGCGGGCGGCTTCGTCTTTGGCGCAATCCTAGGGCCATTGCTCGGACTCTTTCAAAAGGACGACGATGAACCGGTTTACTAG
- a CDS encoding methyltransferase, producing the protein MITGYWVSQCLYAAARLNLADHLQAGPRSVSELASATQAHEPSLYRLLRALASVGVILEAPAQTFSLTPMGVYLRSDVPGSVAGMALMLGDREHYNSWGNIVHSIMTGESAFENLFGMQVFDYYAQNPEPAMVFDRAMTSFSAQEMGGVLSHYDFSGIGTLVDVAGGHGSMLTAILQAYPTMQGILFDLPAVIAGAQSVVAGTSVADRCQLVAGSFFEPMPAGADAYLLKHIIHDWDDARSIEILKQCRAAMAENGRVLVVEQVIPPGNDPHMSKLLDVNMLVMCPGGKERTADEYEQLFAAAGLKLTRIVPTPSMVSVVEGIRA; encoded by the coding sequence ATGATCACAGGGTATTGGGTGTCCCAATGCCTCTACGCAGCCGCCAGACTGAACCTTGCCGACCATTTGCAAGCGGGGCCTCGATCGGTGAGCGAGTTAGCCAGTGCAACCCAAGCCCATGAGCCTTCGCTGTATCGTCTGCTCCGTGCCCTAGCCAGTGTGGGCGTCATTCTGGAAGCCCCTGCCCAAACCTTCAGCCTGACACCTATGGGTGTCTATCTCCGTAGTGATGTGCCTGGATCGGTGGCAGGGATGGCCCTGATGTTGGGCGATCGGGAGCATTACAACAGTTGGGGCAATATCGTTCACAGCATCATGACAGGCGAAAGTGCCTTTGAGAATCTCTTTGGGATGCAGGTGTTTGACTACTATGCCCAAAACCCAGAACCTGCCATGGTGTTCGATCGGGCCATGACCAGCTTCTCTGCCCAGGAAATGGGCGGCGTCCTAAGTCACTATGATTTTTCGGGCATTGGCACTTTAGTCGATGTAGCCGGGGGGCATGGCAGTATGCTGACTGCTATTCTGCAAGCCTACCCCACTATGCAAGGCATCCTATTCGATCTGCCAGCGGTGATTGCAGGGGCGCAGTCTGTGGTTGCTGGAACGTCTGTGGCCGATCGCTGCCAATTGGTTGCCGGTAGCTTTTTTGAGCCGATGCCTGCCGGAGCCGATGCCTATCTCCTGAAGCACATCATCCATGACTGGGACGACGCACGATCGATTGAAATTCTCAAACAATGTCGGGCGGCAATGGCCGAAAACGGCAGGGTTCTTGTGGTGGAGCAGGTGATCCCACCGGGGAATGATCCCCATATGAGTAAATTATTGGATGTCAATATGCTCGTCATGTGTCCCGGCGGCAAAGAGCGCACCGCTGACGAGTATGAACAACTCTTTGCCGCCGCAGGGCTCAAACTGACCCGGATTGTCCCAACGCCCAGTATGGTGAGCGTGGTGGAAGGAATTCGAGCCTAG
- a CDS encoding GIY-YIG nuclease family protein codes for MADAPKLAELEFIPYIDAEGQLPDSLPGKVGVYAIFDRDHSLQYIGYSRDVFLSLKQHLVRQVDRCHWLKVYCVEKPSRSLLETVRTDWMQENGATPPGNGADLAAWTEPIAVSHQMTSEEQEKFNHPGNSEVERGKVLKAVARRIEATILQTLHDRGIQVELRFNPKLKEEGLLDLK; via the coding sequence ATGGCTGATGCACCCAAATTAGCAGAGTTAGAATTCATTCCCTATATTGACGCCGAGGGCCAACTCCCTGATTCCCTCCCAGGCAAGGTCGGGGTGTATGCCATTTTCGATCGGGATCACAGCCTGCAATACATCGGCTATTCCCGCGATGTTTTTCTCAGCCTGAAGCAACATTTAGTCCGGCAAGTCGATCGCTGCCATTGGTTGAAGGTTTACTGTGTTGAAAAACCCAGTCGATCGCTACTGGAAACGGTACGCACCGATTGGATGCAGGAAAATGGGGCAACACCACCGGGTAACGGCGCAGATCTAGCCGCTTGGACGGAACCGATCGCGGTCAGCCATCAAATGACTTCGGAAGAACAGGAGAAATTTAACCATCCCGGCAACAGCGAAGTTGAGCGGGGGAAAGTCCTCAAAGCGGTGGCTCGTCGCATCGAAGCCACGATCCTGCAAACGCTCCACGATCGAGGGATCCAAGTAGAATTGCGATTCAATCCGAAGCTCAAAGAAGAGGGCTTATTGGATTTGAAATAA
- a CDS encoding DOMON-like domain-containing protein, with product MMQSFMLKPFTESGSQSSPPNRQLTGTIDRRDNILALHYSLQGLLDSQDLLDSLAIAPPANCPERRDNLWETTCFEFFLGLPNSPQYWEFNLSPSGHWNVYRFTDYRQGMEPETQITSLPFQLKQWSNQLELAVEFDLASILSITQSLDVGITTVIQDKSGTVTYWALTHLGEQADFHRRDSFILTI from the coding sequence ATGATGCAGTCCTTCATGCTTAAACCTTTTACAGAGTCCGGGAGCCAATCGTCCCCCCCCAATCGACAACTTACAGGAACGATCGATCGTCGAGATAACATTCTCGCACTGCATTACAGCTTACAAGGATTACTCGACAGTCAAGATTTATTGGATTCCCTAGCGATCGCGCCCCCAGCGAATTGTCCAGAACGTCGCGACAACCTGTGGGAGACTACTTGTTTTGAGTTTTTTCTGGGGTTGCCAAACTCGCCGCAGTACTGGGAATTCAACCTTTCTCCATCGGGTCATTGGAATGTGTATCGCTTTACAGACTACCGTCAAGGGATGGAACCAGAGACACAAATTACATCGCTACCGTTTCAACTTAAACAATGGTCTAATCAATTAGAACTTGCTGTGGAATTTGACCTTGCCTCAATCCTTTCCATTACACAATCGTTAGATGTAGGGATTACGACAGTCATACAAGATAAGTCGGGAACCGTTACCTATTGGGCCTTAACCCATCTCGGTGAACAAGCTGACTTCCATCGCCGTGACAGTTTTATCTTGACGATTTAA
- a CDS encoding aminoglycoside phosphotransferase family protein, whose translation MSPVGREPIAESLLAIADQFAHPGQVTDIQPFGNGNINDTFLVTVDVPVNHQFILQRINTQVFRQPELVMQNMRVVTDHIHDRLQQQPPDLRWETPRVLPTRSDRDHWEDATGAVWRAISFIDQSQALEAIQNVEHAREVGYALGNFHRLISDLNPDKLADTLEGFHITPRYLQHYQSVLSNIHQTSQALVDENVQYCIDWIADRTTFASVLEEAKNQGKLRLRLMHGDPKVNNVMIDIATQKAVSIVDLDTVKPGLIHYDIGDCLRSGCNPLGEETQDWQAVRFDLDLCRGILQGYLSVAHAFLTGQDYDYLFDAIRLIPFELGLRFFTDHLEGDVYFKTKYSGHNLMRALVQFKLMESIEQQEVAIRQMMEEMH comes from the coding sequence ATGTCCCCCGTAGGCAGAGAGCCCATTGCTGAATCGTTACTTGCGATTGCTGATCAATTTGCCCATCCCGGTCAAGTGACGGATATTCAGCCTTTTGGGAACGGCAATATTAATGACACGTTTTTAGTGACGGTTGATGTTCCGGTGAATCATCAGTTCATTTTGCAACGGATTAATACCCAAGTGTTTCGCCAACCGGAACTCGTGATGCAGAATATGCGGGTCGTCACTGACCACATCCACGATCGCCTGCAGCAGCAACCCCCCGATCTCCGCTGGGAAACACCACGGGTTCTACCCACTCGGAGCGATCGAGACCATTGGGAAGATGCAACAGGAGCCGTTTGGCGGGCGATTAGTTTTATCGATCAGTCCCAAGCCTTGGAAGCCATCCAAAATGTCGAACACGCCAGAGAAGTTGGCTATGCCCTGGGAAATTTCCATCGTTTAATCAGCGATCTCAATCCTGATAAACTGGCAGATACATTGGAAGGATTTCATATCACTCCCCGTTACCTCCAGCACTATCAGTCTGTTCTCAGCAACATTCATCAAACCAGTCAAGCGCTTGTTGATGAGAATGTTCAATATTGCATTGATTGGATTGCCGATCGAACAACTTTTGCATCGGTCTTAGAAGAGGCGAAAAACCAGGGGAAATTGCGCTTACGTCTAATGCACGGTGATCCCAAGGTCAATAATGTCATGATTGACATCGCCACCCAAAAAGCAGTGAGCATCGTTGATCTAGATACGGTCAAGCCTGGATTGATTCACTATGACATTGGTGACTGTCTCCGATCGGGCTGTAATCCCCTAGGCGAAGAAACCCAGGATTGGCAAGCGGTGCGGTTTGACTTGGATCTCTGCCGTGGCATTTTGCAAGGCTATCTTTCCGTGGCCCACGCCTTTCTCACGGGGCAGGACTATGACTATTTATTCGATGCCATTCGATTAATCCCCTTTGAACTGGGTTTGCGGTTCTTTACTGACCATCTGGAAGGGGACGTTTACTTTAAAACAAAATATTCCGGCCATAATCTGATGCGAGCGTTGGTGCAATTCAAATTAATGGAGAGTATTGAGCAACAGGAAGTTGCAATTCGTCAAATGATGGAGGAGATGCACTAA
- a CDS encoding DUF5340 family protein yields MEPISLPSHVHYELLLQLLERQTLFEVGKTFGLGQRPHQREQVQQLISTLRKALAQQKQLEDDLQRLNIPIEYRWSLNSSMEAPSPSPDITAG; encoded by the coding sequence ATGGAGCCAATTTCTCTACCATCCCATGTCCACTACGAGTTGTTGCTGCAATTGCTAGAGCGGCAGACGCTCTTCGAAGTTGGCAAAACCTTTGGATTGGGTCAGCGTCCTCACCAGCGGGAGCAAGTCCAGCAGTTGATCAGTACCCTCCGCAAAGCCTTGGCTCAACAAAAGCAATTGGAAGATGATCTACAGCGCTTGAATATTCCGATCGAATACCGTTGGTCGCTGAATAGCTCCATGGAAGCGCCCTCACCTTCCCCTGACATCACGGCAGGATAG
- the trpC gene encoding indole-3-glycerol phosphate synthase TrpC, protein MEIRRRPPNPSIAVLDLTYRINTPDSAPHHILEEIVWHKETEVEQLREKLSLLELQRKVAQLETTPKDFLGALRQGQTQPAVIAEVKKASPSKGVIREDFDPVAIAQSYATGGASCLSVLTDRRFFQGGFENLALIRDAVELPLLCKDFVIYPYQIYWARLHGADAVLLIAAILSDKDLAYFLKIVKKLGMTALVEVHTLAELDRVLAIDGVELVGINNRDLRDFSVSLQTTCELLDLRQQVIRDRDIVMVSESGIHTAEDLQTVAQAGAQAVLIGESFMKQPDPGQALKQLFS, encoded by the coding sequence ATGGAAATTCGTCGTCGTCCTCCTAACCCATCCATTGCAGTGTTGGATCTGACATATCGGATCAATACTCCAGATTCGGCTCCCCACCATATTTTGGAAGAAATTGTTTGGCATAAGGAAACGGAAGTTGAGCAACTGCGGGAAAAACTCTCGCTACTGGAACTTCAGCGAAAAGTGGCCCAATTAGAGACTACGCCGAAGGATTTTTTGGGTGCGTTGCGTCAAGGTCAAACTCAGCCTGCGGTCATTGCTGAAGTCAAGAAAGCCTCGCCGAGTAAAGGGGTGATTCGGGAGGACTTTGATCCCGTGGCGATCGCGCAATCCTATGCTACTGGCGGAGCTTCCTGTCTTTCGGTATTGACCGATCGCCGATTTTTCCAGGGGGGCTTTGAGAATCTGGCCCTGATTCGCGATGCGGTGGAGTTGCCGCTGCTCTGCAAAGACTTTGTCATCTATCCCTATCAAATCTATTGGGCAAGATTGCATGGGGCCGATGCGGTGCTCTTGATTGCAGCAATCTTGAGTGACAAAGATTTGGCCTATTTCCTCAAAATTGTCAAAAAGCTAGGGATGACGGCTCTGGTAGAGGTGCACACCCTCGCGGAACTCGATCGGGTTTTGGCGATCGACGGAGTGGAATTGGTGGGGATCAACAATCGCGATCTGCGTGATTTCTCAGTTAGCCTCCAAACCACCTGTGAGTTGTTGGATTTACGGCAACAGGTCATTCGCGATCGGGACATCGTGATGGTGAGTGAATCGGGAATTCATACCGCTGAGGATTTGCAAACCGTGGCCCAAGCCGGTGCGCAGGCGGTGCTGATCGGGGAGTCATTTATGAAACAGCCCGATCCCGGTCAAGCGCTCAAGCAGCTATTCAGTTAG
- the lpdA gene encoding dihydrolipoyl dehydrogenase, with the protein MAQTFDYDLVIVGAGVGGHGAALHAVACGLKTAIVEAAEMGGTCVNRGCIPSKALLAASGKVRELRDAGHLGAMGIQVGGVAFDRQAIADHASSVVTKQRDGLTNSLKRLGVEVIHGWARVADSQKLSITTAEGEKTVTAKDVILAPGSVPFVPPGAEVDGKTVFTSDHAVSLESLPPWIAIVGSGYIGLEFADVYSALGCEITLIEGLDQLMPTFDPDIAKVAQRTLVQARDIETRTGVFAKSVTPGSPVTIELMDAKTKEVVEVLEVDACLIATGRVPATKDMGLETLGIELQRPGFIPVDDHLAVVKDGQAIPHLWAIGDATGKMMLAHTASAQGMAVVETICGRPRTINYNAIPAAAFTHPEVSFVGMTEPAAKQKGADEGFEVQSVRAYFKGNAKAIAEGETEGLAKVIFRPDNGEILGVHIFGLHAADLIQEAANAMAQGTTVRDLAFSVHTHPTLCEVLDDAFKRAAGAGGGH; encoded by the coding sequence GTGGCTCAGACGTTTGATTATGATTTGGTCATTGTGGGTGCGGGCGTGGGCGGCCATGGGGCAGCGCTGCATGCAGTGGCCTGCGGCCTCAAAACCGCGATCGTGGAAGCGGCTGAGATGGGCGGAACCTGTGTCAATCGAGGCTGCATTCCCTCCAAGGCGCTGCTGGCGGCCTCCGGAAAGGTACGGGAATTGCGGGATGCAGGCCACTTAGGCGCGATGGGGATTCAGGTTGGAGGCGTGGCCTTCGATCGCCAAGCGATCGCCGATCATGCTAGTTCCGTCGTCACCAAACAGCGAGATGGGTTGACCAACAGTCTCAAGCGGCTGGGTGTGGAGGTGATCCACGGATGGGCACGGGTGGCGGATAGCCAGAAACTCAGTATTACCACTGCGGAAGGCGAAAAAACAGTTACGGCAAAGGATGTTATTTTAGCTCCTGGATCCGTTCCTTTTGTGCCGCCGGGGGCTGAGGTGGATGGAAAAACCGTCTTCACCAGCGATCATGCCGTGTCCCTGGAAAGCTTGCCCCCTTGGATCGCGATCGTGGGTAGTGGTTACATTGGTTTGGAGTTTGCCGATGTTTATTCCGCCCTCGGCTGTGAAATCACCCTGATTGAAGGCTTGGATCAATTGATGCCCACCTTCGATCCCGATATTGCCAAGGTGGCCCAGCGGACATTGGTACAGGCACGGGATATCGAAACACGTACAGGCGTTTTTGCGAAGAGTGTGACGCCGGGTTCGCCCGTGACGATCGAACTGATGGATGCCAAAACCAAGGAAGTGGTGGAAGTCCTAGAAGTCGATGCTTGCTTGATCGCCACAGGTCGGGTACCTGCCACCAAGGACATGGGACTGGAAACTCTGGGCATTGAGTTACAGCGCCCTGGATTTATCCCTGTGGATGATCACCTGGCAGTGGTCAAAGACGGACAGGCCATTCCTCACCTATGGGCAATCGGGGATGCCACGGGCAAGATGATGCTAGCTCACACCGCTTCAGCCCAGGGCATGGCAGTCGTGGAAACCATTTGCGGTCGGCCTCGCACCATCAATTACAATGCCATTCCCGCAGCCGCCTTTACCCACCCCGAAGTTAGTTTTGTCGGCATGACGGAACCAGCAGCCAAGCAAAAAGGCGCAGACGAAGGCTTTGAAGTGCAGTCCGTGCGGGCGTACTTCAAGGGCAATGCTAAGGCGATCGCAGAGGGCGAAACCGAGGGCTTAGCCAAGGTCATCTTCCGGCCAGACAATGGGGAAATTCTAGGGGTTCATATCTTTGGTCTCCATGCGGCGGATTTAATCCAAGAGGCGGCCAACGCCATGGCCCAAGGCACTACGGTACGAGACTTAGCCTTCTCGGTGCATACCCATCCCACCCTTTGCGAAGTGTTGGATGATGCCTTTAAACGGGCTGCGGGTGCCGGTGGTGGTCACTAA
- a CDS encoding RNA methyltransferase, which yields MLTSLQNPLVKQLRKLQRAKERVNQGVFLLEGTHLLQEAQATQQPLEVVCCTEEWQNRYPDLFAWAIGAAQRLEQVSPEVLKAIATTVEPDGVVATMPRLHTQAIDIQSLGLVLESIQDPGNLGTMIRTAAATATEGILVGGGSVDLENPKVLRASAGQWFRLPMQVIPQHPVPQLPEVLRAYRDRGFQLVATLPTAKHSYWDVDFRQPTLVLMGNEGAGLSAELANLATLPVRIPLAPGVESLNVAIAAALVLYEAQRQRQALA from the coding sequence ATGCTCACCAGCCTCCAAAATCCTTTGGTCAAACAGTTGCGCAAGTTGCAGCGGGCTAAAGAACGGGTGAACCAAGGTGTATTTTTGCTAGAAGGAACCCATTTACTGCAAGAAGCACAAGCCACCCAGCAACCGTTGGAGGTGGTCTGTTGTACGGAAGAGTGGCAGAACCGATATCCTGATCTTTTTGCATGGGCGATAGGAGCGGCCCAGCGCTTAGAACAGGTGAGTCCGGAGGTCTTAAAGGCGATCGCCACGACGGTCGAGCCGGATGGGGTCGTGGCAACGATGCCCAGGTTACATACCCAGGCGATCGACATTCAGAGTTTAGGGTTAGTTCTAGAGTCTATTCAGGATCCAGGCAACCTGGGGACGATGATTCGTACCGCCGCCGCAACTGCGACCGAAGGGATTTTGGTTGGGGGGGGCAGTGTGGATTTAGAGAATCCTAAGGTGTTACGCGCCTCAGCGGGGCAATGGTTTCGTCTACCGATGCAGGTAATTCCCCAGCATCCCGTGCCTCAATTGCCTGAGGTTCTCCGGGCATACCGCGATCGGGGATTTCAACTGGTTGCCACATTGCCCACTGCCAAGCACAGTTACTGGGATGTTGATTTCAGGCAACCCACCTTGGTGTTGATGGGCAATGAAGGTGCGGGGCTCTCAGCGGAATTAGCCAACCTAGCGACCCTCCCTGTGAGGATTCCCCTCGCGCCGGGGGTAGAGTCCCTCAATGTGGCGATCGCGGCAGCATTGGTACTCTATGAAGCGCAACGACAGCGGCAGGCGCTGGCCTGA
- the murA gene encoding UDP-N-acetylglucosamine 1-carboxyvinyltransferase, with protein sequence MLTQEGSPITVASRLSQSSTSPKTSQAVLEVVGGQSLSGHVTISGAKNSALVLMAGTLLCSGSCRLRNVPSLLDVTRMSEILASLGVKVKRDQDVVEFDASHLTSAEAPYELVSKMRASFFIMGSLLTRMGTARIPLPGGCSIGDRPVDLHVRGLQALGAEVHIEHGVVHAYVKQGRRLKGARVYLDFPSVGATENIMMAATLAEGETVIENAAQEPEIIDLANFCNAMGAKIIGAGTKRIVIEGVEKMHGADYSVIPDRIEASTFILAGAITRSEILVGPIVPDHLTPVLAKLREIGIGYTMETPTYLRVHPTATYRGTDIETLPHPGFPTDVQAPFMSLLTLADGNSVITETLFENRLQHVAELNRMGADIRVKGNIAIVRGVPMLSGAPVMATDLRASAALVIAGLAAEGKTTIHGLHHLDRGYDRLEEKFQKLGANLVRAYVPEEPEDAGCEADPQK encoded by the coding sequence ATGTTAACCCAGGAGGGTAGTCCCATTACTGTGGCATCTCGTTTATCCCAATCTTCCACCAGTCCTAAAACAAGCCAAGCGGTGCTTGAAGTGGTTGGTGGTCAGTCACTCAGCGGTCATGTAACCATCAGCGGTGCGAAAAACTCTGCCCTGGTTCTGATGGCAGGAACCTTGCTTTGCTCAGGGTCTTGTCGTTTGCGCAACGTTCCCTCTTTGCTGGATGTCACTCGTATGAGTGAGATTTTGGCGTCTCTGGGGGTAAAAGTTAAGCGGGATCAAGATGTCGTTGAGTTTGATGCATCGCACTTAACCAGTGCAGAAGCCCCCTATGAGCTAGTCAGTAAGATGCGCGCTAGCTTTTTTATCATGGGTTCTTTGTTGACCCGTATGGGTACCGCACGGATCCCCTTGCCCGGTGGTTGTTCGATCGGCGATCGGCCCGTAGATTTGCATGTACGCGGCCTCCAAGCCCTGGGTGCTGAAGTGCATATTGAGCATGGGGTTGTTCACGCCTATGTGAAGCAAGGACGACGGCTCAAAGGTGCGCGGGTATACCTTGACTTTCCCAGTGTCGGAGCCACCGAAAACATCATGATGGCGGCGACCCTGGCGGAAGGGGAAACCGTGATTGAAAATGCCGCCCAAGAGCCGGAAATTATCGATTTGGCAAATTTCTGTAATGCCATGGGGGCCAAGATTATTGGTGCGGGCACCAAGCGCATTGTGATCGAAGGTGTGGAAAAAATGCATGGGGCAGATTATTCCGTCATCCCTGATCGCATTGAAGCTTCGACCTTTATTTTGGCGGGAGCCATTACCCGATCGGAAATCTTGGTCGGGCCGATCGTGCCGGATCATCTCACGCCGGTTTTGGCCAAGCTGCGGGAAATTGGCATTGGGTACACTATGGAAACCCCCACCTACCTGCGGGTACACCCCACTGCAACCTATCGCGGCACCGATATCGAGACACTCCCCCACCCTGGGTTCCCGACGGACGTGCAAGCGCCGTTTATGTCGCTGCTCACCTTGGCAGACGGGAACAGTGTCATTACGGAAACCCTATTTGAGAATCGTCTGCAACATGTGGCAGAACTGAACCGGATGGGAGCGGATATTCGGGTCAAGGGCAATATCGCGATCGTTCGTGGTGTCCCGATGCTATCCGGTGCACCTGTGATGGCGACGGATTTGCGGGCTTCTGCTGCCTTGGTGATTGCAGGACTGGCCGCAGAAGGGAAAACGACCATTCACGGACTCCATCACTTAGATCGGGGGTACGATCGTCTAGAAGAAAAGTTCCAGAAATTGGGAGCAAACCTCGTCCGTGCCTATGTACCGGAAGAACCAGAAGATGCAGGATGCGAAGCGGATCCTCAAAAGTAA
- a CDS encoding M48 family metallopeptidase yields the protein MQDAKRILKSNSTPSSERCALYTASAQRPLLGLKAHQFRHPLDLEATRQLQQLLGLDVVVRTLLGGLTEKFLYMENLASSIQVSAAQLPELHELLLDACHILDLEPPQLYIRQHPVPNAYTLAMRGQQPFIVVHTALLELLNPPEIQAVLAHELGHLKCEHGVYLTLANLLVLAAGQIPWGNILSQSLQAQMLHWVRCAELTCDRAALLATQDPKVMMSVLMKLTGGSPALADRLNLKAFIDQARQYDRASQTDLGQMLRELQTSQLTHPLPVLRAREVDRWANSVEYQTLLQQSLGKDEALGQRGWRNW from the coding sequence ATGCAGGATGCGAAGCGGATCCTCAAAAGTAACTCAACCCCAAGCTCGGAACGCTGTGCTCTATACACCGCCTCCGCTCAGCGACCGTTACTGGGGCTAAAAGCGCATCAGTTTCGTCATCCGCTCGACTTAGAAGCCACTCGCCAACTCCAGCAATTGCTAGGGTTGGATGTGGTGGTGAGAACTTTACTGGGCGGACTGACAGAAAAATTTCTGTATATGGAAAATTTGGCATCCAGTATTCAAGTCAGTGCAGCCCAGCTACCGGAGCTGCATGAGTTATTACTGGATGCCTGCCATATTTTGGATTTAGAGCCGCCCCAGCTGTATATCCGCCAGCATCCTGTACCCAATGCCTATACCTTGGCGATGCGGGGTCAGCAGCCGTTTATCGTGGTGCACACCGCATTGTTAGAGCTACTCAATCCCCCGGAGATTCAGGCGGTCTTAGCCCATGAATTAGGCCATTTGAAGTGCGAGCATGGGGTCTATCTCACCTTGGCCAATCTGTTGGTGCTGGCGGCGGGTCAGATTCCCTGGGGCAATATCCTTTCTCAAAGCCTGCAAGCTCAAATGTTGCATTGGGTGCGCTGTGCTGAATTGACCTGCGATCGGGCAGCCCTCTTAGCCACTCAGGATCCCAAAGTGATGATGTCCGTGCTCATGAAGCTCACGGGCGGATCCCCTGCATTGGCCGATCGACTCAACCTAAAGGCATTTATTGATCAAGCGCGACAGTACGATCGGGCCAGCCAAACCGATTTAGGGCAAATGCTGCGGGAACTACAAACCAGCCAACTGACCCATCCGTTACCCGTTCTGCGGGCACGCGAGGTCGATCGCTGGGCCAATAGTGTGGAATATCAAACCCTACTCCAGCAATCCCTAGGCAAGGATGAAGCTCTGGGGCAGCGAGGCTGGCGGAATTGGTAA
- a CDS encoding phycobilisome linker polypeptide: MRMFKVTACVPSQTRIRTQRELQNTFFTKLVPYENWFKEQQRIQKMGGKIVKVELSTGKPGTNTGLA; encoded by the coding sequence ATGAGAATGTTCAAGGTTACCGCTTGCGTTCCTAGCCAGACGCGCATTCGCACCCAGCGGGAATTGCAAAATACCTTCTTTACCAAGTTGGTTCCCTACGAAAATTGGTTTAAGGAGCAGCAACGCATCCAGAAAATGGGCGGCAAGATTGTGAAAGTTGAACTTTCCACCGGAAAGCCCGGAACCAATACTGGACTAGCGTAG
- the apcB gene encoding allophycocyanin subunit beta, giving the protein MQDAITAVINSSDVQGKYLDSSALDKLKGYFATGELRVRAASTISANAAAIVKEAVAKSLLYSDTTRPGGNMYTCRRYAACIRDLDYYLRYATYAMLAGDPSILDERVLNGLKETYNSLGVPVGSTVGAIQAMKEVTASLVGADAGKEMGVYFDYISSGLS; this is encoded by the coding sequence ATGCAAGACGCAATTACCGCTGTTATTAATTCTTCTGACGTTCAGGGTAAATACCTGGATTCCTCCGCTCTGGACAAGCTGAAAGGCTACTTCGCAACTGGCGAACTGCGCGTTCGGGCTGCTAGCACCATCTCTGCTAATGCTGCTGCGATCGTGAAAGAAGCAGTTGCTAAGTCTCTGCTGTACTCGGACACCACCCGTCCCGGTGGCAACATGTACACCTGCCGTCGTTATGCAGCTTGCATCCGCGACTTGGACTACTACCTGCGCTATGCAACCTATGCAATGCTGGCTGGCGACCCCTCCATCTTGGATGAGCGCGTTCTGAACGGATTGAAAGAAACCTACAACTCTCTGGGTGTACCCGTCGGTTCTACCGTTGGTGCTATCCAAGCAATGAAAGAAGTGACCGCTTCCCTGGTTGGCGCTGACGCTGGCAAGGAAATGGGCGTGTACTTCGACTACATCAGCTCTGGCTTGAGCTAG